One window of Chroococcidiopsis sp. TS-821 genomic DNA carries:
- a CDS encoding RNA 2'-phosphotransferase, giving the protein MNNNRQVKISKYLSKHLRHQPERLGLKLAPGGWVKVDELLTACNKNAFPISRCELDEVVAKNDKKRFSFDVTGNLIRANQGHSVEIDLQLEPAIPPKVLYHGTGHKAVDLIQQHGLNRMSRHHVHLSPDIETARRVGARHGHPVVFAIDATAMQQAGYTFYCSENGVWLVDSVPTDYLHRI; this is encoded by the coding sequence ATGAATAATAATCGTCAAGTCAAAATTAGTAAATATCTCAGTAAGCATCTGCGTCATCAACCAGAACGTCTTGGTTTAAAATTAGCTCCTGGTGGTTGGGTGAAAGTAGATGAATTATTAACAGCGTGCAATAAAAATGCCTTCCCGATTAGCCGTTGTGAATTAGACGAAGTTGTTGCTAAAAACGACAAAAAACGCTTTTCTTTTGATGTTACTGGTAATTTAATTCGAGCCAATCAGGGGCATAGTGTAGAAATTGATTTACAACTAGAACCAGCCATTCCTCCAAAGGTGTTATATCACGGAACTGGGCACAAAGCTGTAGATTTAATTCAGCAACATGGATTAAATAGAATGTCGCGACATCACGTACATTTATCGCCAGATATTGAAACAGCGCGAAGAGTTGGTGCTAGACACGGACATCCAGTTGTATTTGCAATAGATGCAACTGCAATGCAGCAAGCAGGTTATACTTTTTACTGTTCTGAGAATGGTGTTTGGTTAGTAGATAGCGTACCAACTGATTATCTACACCGCATCTAA